From one Rhodamnia argentea isolate NSW1041297 chromosome 1, ASM2092103v1, whole genome shotgun sequence genomic stretch:
- the LOC115752810 gene encoding serine/arginine-rich splicing factor SR30 isoform X6 has protein sequence MSNRLSRTIYVGNLPGDIRKREIEDLFYKYGPVVDIELKIPARPPGYAFVEFEDRRDAEDAIYGRDGYEFDGYRLRVELAHGGQRSPVDRYRGYSGSSSSSSRSRRSDYRVLVTGLPSSASWQDLKDHMRRAGDVCFSEVYPDRRGVIGIVDYSNYDDMKYAIRKLDDSLFRNAFSRAYIRVKEYDSHRNDSRSPSRSPNYSRSRSPSYSYRSRSKSPRSKPSRQSPSVSPARSVSPRSPSRSRSRSRSPISPERGTQGTQSEQKPKEYISIPLTLS, from the exons ATGAGCAACCGATTGAGCCGCACTATCTACGTTGGCAATCTTCCTGGGGACATTCGcaaaagagaaattgaagatTTGTTCTACAAG TATGGCCCTGTTGTTGACATTGAGTTGAAGATCCCTGCAAGACCACCCGGTTATGCGTTTGTTGAG TTTGAAGATCGCCGTGATGCTGAAGATGCAATTTATGGTCGTGATGGATATGAATTTGATGGCTACCGGTTGCGA GTTGAACTTGCTCATGGGGGACAAAGGTCACCTGTTGACCGATACCGGGGTTACAgtggcagcagcagcagcagcagccgttcAAGGCGTTCTGACTATCgtg TATTGGTCACTGGCTTACCTTCCTCGGCTTCATGGCAAGATCTGAAG GATCATATGCGTCGAGCTGGAGATGTCTGTTTTTCTGAGGTGTATCCTGATCGGCGTG GTGTGATAGGAATTGTCGATTATAGTAACTACGATGACATGAAATATGCG ATCAGAAAACTTGATGATTCTCTATTCAGGAATGCCTTCAGTCGAGCTTATATACGG GTCAAAGAATACGATTCACATCGAAATGACTCGAGAAGTCCCAGTCGAAGTCCCAATTATTCAAGGAGCCGCAGCCCAAGCTACAGCTACAGGAGTAGAAG CAAGTCTCCAAGGTCCAAGCCCTCGCGACAGTCTCCGTCTGTTTCTCCAGCAAGGTCTGTTTCTCCGCGGTCACCTTCGAG GTCcagatcaagatcaagatctCCAATATCACCT GAACGAGGGACCCAGGGGACACAGTCTGAGCAAAAGCCCAAGGAGTATATCTCGATCCCGCTCACCCTCA GTTAG
- the LOC115752810 gene encoding serine/arginine-rich splicing factor SR30 isoform X4, producing MSNRLSRTIYVGNLPGDIRKREIEDLFYKYGPVVDIELKIPARPPGYAFVEFEDRRDAEDAIYGRDGYEFDGYRLRVELAHGGQRSPVDRYRGYSGSSSSSSRSRRSDYRVLVTGLPSSASWQDLKDHMRRAGDVCFSEVYPDRRGVIGIVDYSNYDDMKYAIRKLDDSLFRNAFSRAYIRVKEYDSHRNDSRSPSRSPNYSRSRSPSYSYRSRSKSPRSKPSRQSPSVSPARSVSPRSPSRSRSRSRSPISPERGTQGTQSEQKPKEYISIPLTLSLIELVIPITS from the exons ATGAGCAACCGATTGAGCCGCACTATCTACGTTGGCAATCTTCCTGGGGACATTCGcaaaagagaaattgaagatTTGTTCTACAAG TATGGCCCTGTTGTTGACATTGAGTTGAAGATCCCTGCAAGACCACCCGGTTATGCGTTTGTTGAG TTTGAAGATCGCCGTGATGCTGAAGATGCAATTTATGGTCGTGATGGATATGAATTTGATGGCTACCGGTTGCGA GTTGAACTTGCTCATGGGGGACAAAGGTCACCTGTTGACCGATACCGGGGTTACAgtggcagcagcagcagcagcagccgttcAAGGCGTTCTGACTATCgtg TATTGGTCACTGGCTTACCTTCCTCGGCTTCATGGCAAGATCTGAAG GATCATATGCGTCGAGCTGGAGATGTCTGTTTTTCTGAGGTGTATCCTGATCGGCGTG GTGTGATAGGAATTGTCGATTATAGTAACTACGATGACATGAAATATGCG ATCAGAAAACTTGATGATTCTCTATTCAGGAATGCCTTCAGTCGAGCTTATATACGG GTCAAAGAATACGATTCACATCGAAATGACTCGAGAAGTCCCAGTCGAAGTCCCAATTATTCAAGGAGCCGCAGCCCAAGCTACAGCTACAGGAGTAGAAG CAAGTCTCCAAGGTCCAAGCCCTCGCGACAGTCTCCGTCTGTTTCTCCAGCAAGGTCTGTTTCTCCGCGGTCACCTTCGAG GTCcagatcaagatcaagatctCCAATATCACCT GAACGAGGGACCCAGGGGACACAGTCTGAGCAAAAGCCCAAGGAGTATATCTCGATCCCGCTCACCCTCA GTCTGATTGAACTGGTCATTCCCATAACATCTTAA
- the LOC115752828 gene encoding acetylajmalan esterase-like: MASPRALLSALLGVICSALVVRPPCEAQQLRSCEFDAIYQLGDSTSDTGNLIHEGPIGAASPCGHPPYGQDFPGRQATGRCSNGLLMIDYLSLAAGVPSPDYYLNRSAAFTRGHGVNFAFAGATALAPHVLAQMNISSPATNSSLGTQLDWMFSYFNSICFDRADCVRKLEHALFMVGEIGGSDYYYALFQGKSIEEVKNLVPQVVMAIKDAVQRVIGYGASRVVVPGNFPIGCFPIYLARFETNHPSAYDRSHCLKDLNDLVEYHNGLLRVVIGELGRENQDVVILYGDYYNAFASMYHSGPYFGFDMWRAQKACCGSGGDYNFNPNWRCGTPGVVVCPDTGKAVSWDGIHMTQRANFVMTNWLVHDLWPKLKCNASLIGN, encoded by the exons ATGGCCAGCCCAAGAGCTCTTCTCTCTGCACTTTTGGGCGTGATCTGTTCAGCCTTGGTTGTACGGCCCCCGTGCGAGGCGCAGCAGCTCAGGAGCTGCGAATTCGACGCGATCTATCAACTCGGGGACTCGACATCGGACACGGGCAATTTGATTCACGAGGGCCCGATCGGAGCGGCCTCGCCTTGCGGTCATCCTCCCTATGGCCAGGACTTCCCGGGGAGACAAGCCACCGGGAGGTGCTCCAATGGCTTGCTCATGATTGATTACCTCT CTCTGGCTGCCGGGGTTCCGTCCCCGGATTACTACCTGAATCGGAGCGCGGCGTTCACCCGTGGCCACGGCGTGAATTTCGCCTTTGCCGGAGCCACCGCGCTAGCCCCGCACGTCCTCGCGCAGATGAACATCTCCAGCCCCGCCACCAACTCGTCCCTCGGCACTCAACTCGACTGGATGTTCTCTTATTTCAACAGCATCTGCTTCGACAGAGCTG ATTGTGTGAGGAAGCTCGAACATGCCTTGTTCATGGTCGGGGAGATTGGAGGCAGTGACTACTACTATGCATTGTTTCAAGGCAAGAGCATTGAGGAGGTGAAGAATCTTGTGCCTCAAGTTGTCATGGCCATCAAAGATGCAGTTCAA AGGGTCATCGGGTATGGTGCTTCTCGAGTGGTCGTGCCCGGCAACTTCCCGATCGGCTGCTTCCCGATCTACCTCGCTCGCTTCGAAACCAACCATCCATCCGCTTACGACAGATCTCACTGTCTCAAGGACTTGAACGACCTCGTGGAATATCACAACGGCCTCCTCCGGGTGGTCATCGGAGAGCTCGGGAGAGAGAACCAGGACGTCGTCATCCTCTACGGCGACTACTACAACGCGTTCGCATCCATGTACCACAGCGGTCCATACTTTG GTTTCGACATGTGGCGGGCACAAAAAGCATGCTGCGGGAGCGGGGGCGACTACAACTTCAACCCAAACTGGCGGTGCGGAACTCCCGGTGTGGTGGTTTGCCCCGACACCGGGAAGGCCGTGAGCTGGGATGGGATCCATATGACCCAGAGAGCAAACTTTGTCATGACGAATTGGCTTGTCCATGACCTATGGCCCAAGCTTAAATGCAATGCTTCCCTAATTGGCAACTGA
- the LOC115752810 gene encoding serine/arginine-rich splicing factor SR30 isoform X7, producing MSNRLSRTIYVGNLPGDIRKREIEDLFYKYGPVVDIELKIPARPPGYAFVEFEDRRDAEDAIYGRDGYEFDGYRLRVELAHGGQRSPVDRYRGYSGSSSSSSRSRRSDYRVLVTGLPSSASWQDLKDHMRRAGDVCFSEVYPDRRGVIGIVDYSNYDDMKYAIRKLDDSLFRNAFSRAYIRVKEYDSHRNDSRSPSRSPNYSRSRSPSYSYRSRSKSPRSKPSRQSPSVSPARSRSRSRSPISPSSRNEGPRGHSLSKSPRSISRSRSPSVRSD from the exons ATGAGCAACCGATTGAGCCGCACTATCTACGTTGGCAATCTTCCTGGGGACATTCGcaaaagagaaattgaagatTTGTTCTACAAG TATGGCCCTGTTGTTGACATTGAGTTGAAGATCCCTGCAAGACCACCCGGTTATGCGTTTGTTGAG TTTGAAGATCGCCGTGATGCTGAAGATGCAATTTATGGTCGTGATGGATATGAATTTGATGGCTACCGGTTGCGA GTTGAACTTGCTCATGGGGGACAAAGGTCACCTGTTGACCGATACCGGGGTTACAgtggcagcagcagcagcagcagccgttcAAGGCGTTCTGACTATCgtg TATTGGTCACTGGCTTACCTTCCTCGGCTTCATGGCAAGATCTGAAG GATCATATGCGTCGAGCTGGAGATGTCTGTTTTTCTGAGGTGTATCCTGATCGGCGTG GTGTGATAGGAATTGTCGATTATAGTAACTACGATGACATGAAATATGCG ATCAGAAAACTTGATGATTCTCTATTCAGGAATGCCTTCAGTCGAGCTTATATACGG GTCAAAGAATACGATTCACATCGAAATGACTCGAGAAGTCCCAGTCGAAGTCCCAATTATTCAAGGAGCCGCAGCCCAAGCTACAGCTACAGGAGTAGAAG CAAGTCTCCAAGGTCCAAGCCCTCGCGACAGTCTCCGTCTGTTTCTCCAGCAAG GTCcagatcaagatcaagatctCCAATATCACCT TCATCCAGGAACGAGGGACCCAGGGGACACAGTCTGAGCAAAAGCCCAAGGAGTATATCTCGATCCCGCTCACCCTCA GTTAGGTCTGATTGA
- the LOC115752810 gene encoding serine/arginine-rich splicing factor SR30 isoform X5 codes for MSNRLSRTIYVGNLPGDIRKREIEDLFYKYGPVVDIELKIPARPPGYAFVEFEDRRDAEDAIYGRDGYEFDGYRLRVELAHGGQRSPVDRYRGYSGSSSSSSRSRRSDYRVLVTGLPSSASWQDLKDHMRRAGDVCFSEVYPDRRGVIGIVDYSNYDDMKYAIRKLDDSLFRNAFSRAYIRVKEYDSHRNDSRSPSRSPNYSRSRSPSYSYRSRSKSPRSKPSRQSPSVSPARSRSRSRSPISPERGTQGTQSEQKPKEYISIPLTLSLIELVIPITS; via the exons ATGAGCAACCGATTGAGCCGCACTATCTACGTTGGCAATCTTCCTGGGGACATTCGcaaaagagaaattgaagatTTGTTCTACAAG TATGGCCCTGTTGTTGACATTGAGTTGAAGATCCCTGCAAGACCACCCGGTTATGCGTTTGTTGAG TTTGAAGATCGCCGTGATGCTGAAGATGCAATTTATGGTCGTGATGGATATGAATTTGATGGCTACCGGTTGCGA GTTGAACTTGCTCATGGGGGACAAAGGTCACCTGTTGACCGATACCGGGGTTACAgtggcagcagcagcagcagcagccgttcAAGGCGTTCTGACTATCgtg TATTGGTCACTGGCTTACCTTCCTCGGCTTCATGGCAAGATCTGAAG GATCATATGCGTCGAGCTGGAGATGTCTGTTTTTCTGAGGTGTATCCTGATCGGCGTG GTGTGATAGGAATTGTCGATTATAGTAACTACGATGACATGAAATATGCG ATCAGAAAACTTGATGATTCTCTATTCAGGAATGCCTTCAGTCGAGCTTATATACGG GTCAAAGAATACGATTCACATCGAAATGACTCGAGAAGTCCCAGTCGAAGTCCCAATTATTCAAGGAGCCGCAGCCCAAGCTACAGCTACAGGAGTAGAAG CAAGTCTCCAAGGTCCAAGCCCTCGCGACAGTCTCCGTCTGTTTCTCCAGCAAG GTCcagatcaagatcaagatctCCAATATCACCT GAACGAGGGACCCAGGGGACACAGTCTGAGCAAAAGCCCAAGGAGTATATCTCGATCCCGCTCACCCTCA GTCTGATTGAACTGGTCATTCCCATAACATCTTAA
- the LOC115752814 gene encoding uncharacterized protein LOC115752814, with protein sequence MAESKTTVESIRHWVVEHKLRTVGCLWLSGIAGSIAYNWSQPSMKTSVKIIHARLHAQALTLAALAGAAAVEYYEHKSGAKTEDRRAKYLPMQSFSHKD encoded by the exons ATGGCAGAATCCAAGACCACCGTGGAATCTATAAGGCATTGGGTGGTCGAACACAAGCTCAGGACCGTGG GGTGTCTATGGCTTAGCGGTATCGCGGGTTCGATCGCATACAACTGGTCTCAGCCCTCCATGAAGACCAGCGTCAAGATCATTCATGCTCG GTTGCACGCCCAAGCATTGACGCTGGCTGCTTTAGCTGGTGCTGCAGCAGTCGAGTACTACGAGCACAAATCAGGAGCAAAGACCGAAGACCGTCGCGCGAAGTATCTTCCCATGCAATCCTTCTCGCATAAGGATTAG
- the LOC115752810 gene encoding serine/arginine-rich splicing factor SR30 isoform X3, with the protein MSNRLSRTIYVGNLPGDIRKREIEDLFYKYGPVVDIELKIPARPPGYAFVEFEDRRDAEDAIYGRDGYEFDGYRLRVELAHGGQRSPVDRYRGYSGSSSSSSRSRRSDYRVLVTGLPSSASWQDLKDHMRRAGDVCFSEVYPDRRGVIGIVDYSNYDDMKYAIRKLDDSLFRNAFSRAYIRVKEYDSHRNDSRSPSRSPNYSRSRSPSYSYRSRSKSPRSKPSRQSPSVSPARSVSPRSPSRSRSRSRSPISPSSRNEGPRGHSLSKSPRSISRSRSPSV; encoded by the exons ATGAGCAACCGATTGAGCCGCACTATCTACGTTGGCAATCTTCCTGGGGACATTCGcaaaagagaaattgaagatTTGTTCTACAAG TATGGCCCTGTTGTTGACATTGAGTTGAAGATCCCTGCAAGACCACCCGGTTATGCGTTTGTTGAG TTTGAAGATCGCCGTGATGCTGAAGATGCAATTTATGGTCGTGATGGATATGAATTTGATGGCTACCGGTTGCGA GTTGAACTTGCTCATGGGGGACAAAGGTCACCTGTTGACCGATACCGGGGTTACAgtggcagcagcagcagcagcagccgttcAAGGCGTTCTGACTATCgtg TATTGGTCACTGGCTTACCTTCCTCGGCTTCATGGCAAGATCTGAAG GATCATATGCGTCGAGCTGGAGATGTCTGTTTTTCTGAGGTGTATCCTGATCGGCGTG GTGTGATAGGAATTGTCGATTATAGTAACTACGATGACATGAAATATGCG ATCAGAAAACTTGATGATTCTCTATTCAGGAATGCCTTCAGTCGAGCTTATATACGG GTCAAAGAATACGATTCACATCGAAATGACTCGAGAAGTCCCAGTCGAAGTCCCAATTATTCAAGGAGCCGCAGCCCAAGCTACAGCTACAGGAGTAGAAG CAAGTCTCCAAGGTCCAAGCCCTCGCGACAGTCTCCGTCTGTTTCTCCAGCAAGGTCTGTTTCTCCGCGGTCACCTTCGAG GTCcagatcaagatcaagatctCCAATATCACCT TCATCCAGGAACGAGGGACCCAGGGGACACAGTCTGAGCAAAAGCCCAAGGAGTATATCTCGATCCCGCTCACCCTCA GTCTGA
- the LOC115752810 gene encoding serine/arginine-rich splicing factor SR30 isoform X2, translated as MSNRLSRTIYVGNLPGDIRKREIEDLFYKYGPVVDIELKIPARPPGYAFVEFEDRRDAEDAIYGRDGYEFDGYRLRVELAHGGQRSPVDRYRGYSGSSSSSSRSRRSDYRVLVTGLPSSASWQDLKDHMRRAGDVCFSEVYPDRRGVIGIVDYSNYDDMKYAIRKLDDSLFRNAFSRAYIRVKEYDSHRNDSRSPSRSPNYSRSRSPSYSYRSRSKSPRSKPSRQSPSVSPARSVSPRSPSRSRSRSRSPISPSSRNEGPRGHSLSKSPRSISRSRSPSVRSD; from the exons ATGAGCAACCGATTGAGCCGCACTATCTACGTTGGCAATCTTCCTGGGGACATTCGcaaaagagaaattgaagatTTGTTCTACAAG TATGGCCCTGTTGTTGACATTGAGTTGAAGATCCCTGCAAGACCACCCGGTTATGCGTTTGTTGAG TTTGAAGATCGCCGTGATGCTGAAGATGCAATTTATGGTCGTGATGGATATGAATTTGATGGCTACCGGTTGCGA GTTGAACTTGCTCATGGGGGACAAAGGTCACCTGTTGACCGATACCGGGGTTACAgtggcagcagcagcagcagcagccgttcAAGGCGTTCTGACTATCgtg TATTGGTCACTGGCTTACCTTCCTCGGCTTCATGGCAAGATCTGAAG GATCATATGCGTCGAGCTGGAGATGTCTGTTTTTCTGAGGTGTATCCTGATCGGCGTG GTGTGATAGGAATTGTCGATTATAGTAACTACGATGACATGAAATATGCG ATCAGAAAACTTGATGATTCTCTATTCAGGAATGCCTTCAGTCGAGCTTATATACGG GTCAAAGAATACGATTCACATCGAAATGACTCGAGAAGTCCCAGTCGAAGTCCCAATTATTCAAGGAGCCGCAGCCCAAGCTACAGCTACAGGAGTAGAAG CAAGTCTCCAAGGTCCAAGCCCTCGCGACAGTCTCCGTCTGTTTCTCCAGCAAGGTCTGTTTCTCCGCGGTCACCTTCGAG GTCcagatcaagatcaagatctCCAATATCACCT TCATCCAGGAACGAGGGACCCAGGGGACACAGTCTGAGCAAAAGCCCAAGGAGTATATCTCGATCCCGCTCACCCTCA GTTAGGTCTGATTGA
- the LOC115752810 gene encoding serine/arginine-rich splicing factor SR30 isoform X1 → MVSEGVKMSNRLSRTIYVGNLPGDIRKREIEDLFYKYGPVVDIELKIPARPPGYAFVEFEDRRDAEDAIYGRDGYEFDGYRLRVELAHGGQRSPVDRYRGYSGSSSSSSRSRRSDYRVLVTGLPSSASWQDLKDHMRRAGDVCFSEVYPDRRGVIGIVDYSNYDDMKYAIRKLDDSLFRNAFSRAYIRVKEYDSHRNDSRSPSRSPNYSRSRSPSYSYRSRSKSPRSKPSRQSPSVSPARSVSPRSPSRSRSRSRSPISPERGTQGTQSEQKPKEYISIPLTLSLIELVIPITS, encoded by the exons ATGGTTTCAGAGGGAGTGAAAATGAGCAACCGATTGAGCCGCACTATCTACGTTGGCAATCTTCCTGGGGACATTCGcaaaagagaaattgaagatTTGTTCTACAAG TATGGCCCTGTTGTTGACATTGAGTTGAAGATCCCTGCAAGACCACCCGGTTATGCGTTTGTTGAG TTTGAAGATCGCCGTGATGCTGAAGATGCAATTTATGGTCGTGATGGATATGAATTTGATGGCTACCGGTTGCGA GTTGAACTTGCTCATGGGGGACAAAGGTCACCTGTTGACCGATACCGGGGTTACAgtggcagcagcagcagcagcagccgttcAAGGCGTTCTGACTATCgtg TATTGGTCACTGGCTTACCTTCCTCGGCTTCATGGCAAGATCTGAAG GATCATATGCGTCGAGCTGGAGATGTCTGTTTTTCTGAGGTGTATCCTGATCGGCGTG GTGTGATAGGAATTGTCGATTATAGTAACTACGATGACATGAAATATGCG ATCAGAAAACTTGATGATTCTCTATTCAGGAATGCCTTCAGTCGAGCTTATATACGG GTCAAAGAATACGATTCACATCGAAATGACTCGAGAAGTCCCAGTCGAAGTCCCAATTATTCAAGGAGCCGCAGCCCAAGCTACAGCTACAGGAGTAGAAG CAAGTCTCCAAGGTCCAAGCCCTCGCGACAGTCTCCGTCTGTTTCTCCAGCAAGGTCTGTTTCTCCGCGGTCACCTTCGAG GTCcagatcaagatcaagatctCCAATATCACCT GAACGAGGGACCCAGGGGACACAGTCTGAGCAAAAGCCCAAGGAGTATATCTCGATCCCGCTCACCCTCA GTCTGATTGAACTGGTCATTCCCATAACATCTTAA